The following proteins come from a genomic window of Corynebacterium sp. P4-C1:
- a CDS encoding cyclopropane-fatty-acyl-phospholipid synthase family protein: MSDNPAIPMHLRTVDADQWPNIVALPSVRLLGLRARHAEAQFAAACAKAGLELDPDSSPDLTVDHAELFDRIAANGWIGLAEGYMAGEWRTETPEDLVKVLGALLRVEYNPKTKLASHGRYSGGEVPPELVARFSGDGMSAFAGHFATGVPTMERVSVKSHSPGAGRGREPKNYFVSETNFSAPLETEKLDLADAQARSVDMLLNAAAVRPGTHLAELPSSGGAVAIAAAARRATVDSVITDPGMLRAVRERLTLGGAEDAVHLNVVEGLLRGMERRKARYDAVVSAEHLETMPTDLQARYFALIDDLLARSGRAALQTVVSTGKLTPPAESALESLRAYIWPTLNYRTVDELRKSVDTRSGLRIVAQTHAPDHLELSLRHERTVFQSQLREAAADGFDAVYRRLWMWQLALREAMAHASMLDVVQVTLMHRHRHGVR; this comes from the coding sequence GTGTCCGACAACCCCGCGATCCCCATGCACTTACGTACGGTCGACGCTGACCAGTGGCCGAATATCGTGGCGTTGCCGTCGGTCCGCTTGTTGGGACTCCGGGCCCGGCACGCGGAGGCGCAGTTCGCGGCCGCGTGCGCCAAGGCGGGCCTCGAGCTCGACCCGGATAGTTCCCCGGATCTCACTGTCGACCACGCGGAGCTGTTCGACCGCATCGCCGCGAACGGGTGGATCGGTCTCGCTGAAGGGTATATGGCGGGAGAGTGGCGCACGGAGACTCCCGAGGATCTGGTCAAAGTGCTCGGCGCGTTGCTCCGTGTGGAGTACAACCCGAAGACGAAGCTCGCGAGTCACGGGAGATACAGCGGCGGCGAGGTGCCGCCGGAGCTCGTCGCGAGGTTCTCGGGCGACGGGATGAGCGCGTTCGCGGGCCATTTCGCCACGGGAGTTCCGACGATGGAGCGCGTGAGCGTGAAATCGCATTCGCCGGGTGCGGGCCGCGGGCGAGAACCGAAGAACTATTTCGTTTCGGAGACAAATTTCAGCGCGCCGCTCGAGACGGAGAAGCTGGATCTCGCGGATGCGCAAGCGAGGAGCGTGGACATGCTTCTCAACGCCGCCGCCGTCCGCCCCGGCACCCACCTCGCCGAGCTGCCGTCATCGGGCGGGGCTGTGGCGATCGCGGCGGCCGCACGCCGCGCCACCGTGGATTCCGTGATCACTGATCCGGGAATGCTGCGCGCCGTGCGCGAACGTCTCACACTCGGCGGGGCAGAAGACGCAGTGCACCTCAATGTGGTGGAGGGGTTGCTGCGGGGCATGGAGCGTCGAAAAGCGCGCTACGACGCTGTTGTCTCGGCGGAGCACCTGGAAACGATGCCGACGGACCTGCAAGCACGCTATTTCGCGCTTATCGACGACCTCTTGGCCCGCTCCGGCCGCGCCGCCCTCCAAACCGTCGTGTCGACGGGGAAGCTGACCCCGCCCGCTGAATCGGCGCTGGAATCGCTGCGCGCTTATATTTGGCCAACTCTGAATTACCGGACGGTCGACGAACTTCGCAAAAGCGTCGATACGCGCAGCGGACTCCGCATTGTCGCGCAGACCCACGCGCCAGACCACCTTGAATTGTCGCTGCGGCATGAGCGCACCGTCTTCCAAAGCCAGCTGCGTGAGGCGGCCGCCGACGGATTCGACGCAGTGTACCGACGTCTGTGGATGTGGCAGCTCGCGCTGCGGGAGGCAATGGCGCACGCCAGCATGCTCGATGTTGTGCAGGTGACGTTGATGCACCGGCACCGACATGGTGTCAGGTAG
- a CDS encoding NAD(P)/FAD-dependent oxidoreductase, translating into MSDKPYRPAGNRHHVVIIGSGFGGLFAARELDGADVDVTLISRTNFHLFPPLLYQVATGLLSTGEIATSTRQILGKQSNTDIVRGDVTDINLDGQTVTFEEGEFTRTYEYDSLIVAAGAGQSYFGNDHFAEFAPGLKTLDNALEIRSRLVTAFERAEVVEDPEERERLLTFVIVGAGPTGVELAGQVAEMAHRSFRDEYSNFRPSSAKIILLDGAPQVLPPFGKRLGRKAQRELERLGVTVRLNAMVTNIDENSVTYKDMKTEEETTIDSYTKIWSAGVAASPLGKTIAEQAGLEVDRAGKVPVNKDLSVGEHRNVFVVGDMMSLDRLPGLAQVAIQTGEYAAKAIKAGVEEDQQPDQREDFSYFDKGSMAIVSRFHAVVKMGKVEIAGFLGWIMWLLVHVSFLVSKRNRVVSMFTWTLNALTPKRYNLPTTLQQMHARTALLNLGKESGNNTEKYSELRDTNGEN; encoded by the coding sequence ATGTCCGATAAGCCTTACCGTCCAGCGGGCAACCGCCACCACGTCGTCATCATCGGTTCCGGCTTCGGCGGGCTTTTCGCGGCTCGCGAGCTTGACGGCGCCGACGTGGATGTCACGTTGATTAGCCGCACCAACTTCCACCTCTTCCCGCCGCTGCTGTACCAGGTGGCAACGGGTCTTCTGTCCACCGGCGAGATCGCGACCTCGACCCGCCAGATTCTGGGCAAGCAGAGCAACACGGACATAGTGCGCGGCGACGTCACCGACATCAACCTCGACGGCCAGACCGTCACCTTTGAAGAGGGCGAGTTCACCCGCACCTACGAGTACGACTCCCTCATCGTCGCCGCCGGCGCCGGCCAGTCCTACTTCGGCAACGACCACTTCGCTGAGTTCGCTCCGGGTTTGAAGACGCTGGACAACGCCCTCGAGATCCGCTCCCGTCTCGTCACCGCCTTCGAGCGAGCCGAGGTTGTCGAGGATCCGGAAGAGCGCGAGCGCCTGCTCACCTTCGTCATCGTCGGCGCAGGCCCGACCGGTGTGGAGCTCGCCGGCCAGGTCGCCGAGATGGCGCACCGCAGCTTCCGCGACGAATACTCCAATTTCCGCCCGTCCAGCGCCAAGATCATTCTTCTCGACGGCGCACCCCAGGTCCTTCCGCCCTTCGGCAAGCGCCTCGGCCGCAAGGCGCAGCGCGAGCTGGAGCGCCTCGGCGTGACCGTCCGGCTCAACGCGATGGTCACCAACATCGACGAGAACTCGGTCACCTACAAGGACATGAAGACCGAGGAAGAGACCACGATCGACTCCTACACCAAGATCTGGTCCGCCGGTGTCGCCGCTTCCCCGCTGGGCAAGACGATCGCCGAGCAGGCAGGCCTCGAGGTCGACCGCGCAGGCAAGGTCCCGGTGAACAAGGACCTCTCCGTCGGCGAGCACCGCAACGTCTTCGTCGTCGGCGACATGATGAGCCTCGACCGCCTTCCGGGCTTGGCACAGGTAGCTATCCAGACCGGTGAGTATGCCGCGAAGGCCATCAAGGCCGGCGTTGAAGAGGACCAGCAGCCGGACCAGCGCGAGGACTTCTCCTACTTCGACAAGGGCTCCATGGCGATCGTCTCCCGCTTCCACGCTGTCGTGAAGATGGGCAAAGTCGAAATCGCCGGCTTCCTCGGCTGGATCATGTGGCTGCTCGTCCACGTGTCCTTCCTCGTCTCCAAGCGCAACCGCGTCGTGTCCATGTTCACCTGGACGCTCAACGCGCTCACCCCGAAGCGCTACAACCTGCCGACCACCCTCCAGCAGATGCACGCCCGCACTGCCCTGCTGAACCTAGGCAAGGAGTCCGGCAACAACACCGAGAAATACTCCGAGCTGCGCGACACCAACGGGGAGAACTAA
- a CDS encoding magnesium and cobalt transport protein CorA, whose product MPPKLPLPRNKAKSQAKQDQRPVPVPVERSVDFCRVFVEGNALPGSMHYTSAMERVKQAENGYVWLSLHEPSAEQMERVAAEFGIHDLIVEDAVTAHQRPKVERYGEQLFIVIRTVVYRDDEEVSDLREIISTGEVQMLVGEDFVITIRHDAQLPNLTQELIEDPEISSLGPAAVAWKVADHIVENYMKVTTFLSSDVDELENEVFTPRQLINIDKIYMYKREVLEMRHATDPLGPALRSGLTLHKDLLSKPIRSYLRDVQDNAMIVSDNVSAFDERLSSLLDASVAKVSMQQNSDMRTISAVVGMAALPTMIAGVYGMNFENMPELGWRYGYPVVLVVMFASILGMYWWFRKNHWL is encoded by the coding sequence ATGCCGCCGAAACTACCTCTGCCCCGTAACAAGGCTAAATCGCAGGCGAAGCAAGACCAGCGGCCCGTCCCAGTGCCCGTCGAGCGGTCCGTCGACTTCTGCCGCGTCTTCGTCGAAGGCAACGCCCTGCCCGGGTCCATGCACTACACCAGCGCCATGGAGCGCGTGAAGCAGGCTGAAAACGGCTATGTGTGGCTCTCTCTGCACGAGCCGAGCGCTGAGCAGATGGAGCGCGTGGCGGCGGAATTCGGCATCCACGACCTCATTGTCGAAGATGCCGTGACGGCGCACCAGCGCCCCAAGGTGGAGCGCTACGGCGAGCAGCTCTTCATCGTCATCCGCACCGTCGTCTACCGTGACGACGAGGAAGTCTCGGACCTCCGCGAAATCATTTCGACCGGTGAGGTGCAAATGCTCGTCGGCGAGGATTTCGTGATCACCATCCGCCACGACGCTCAACTGCCGAACCTGACGCAGGAGCTTATCGAGGACCCGGAAATCTCCTCGCTCGGCCCGGCGGCCGTGGCGTGGAAGGTCGCGGACCACATCGTCGAGAACTATATGAAGGTCACGACGTTCCTCTCCAGCGATGTCGACGAACTCGAGAACGAAGTATTCACACCGCGGCAGCTGATCAACATCGACAAGATCTACATGTACAAGCGTGAGGTTCTGGAGATGCGCCACGCCACCGACCCGCTGGGGCCCGCGCTGCGTTCCGGCCTCACCCTGCACAAGGATCTGCTGAGCAAGCCGATTCGCTCGTACCTGCGCGACGTGCAGGACAACGCCATGATTGTCAGCGACAACGTGTCCGCTTTCGATGAGCGGCTTTCATCGCTTCTCGACGCCTCCGTGGCCAAGGTCTCCATGCAGCAGAACTCCGACATGCGCACCATCTCCGCTGTCGTCGGCATGGCCGCGCTCCCGACGATGATCGCCGGCGTGTACGGCATGAACTTCGAGAACATGCCCGAACTCGGGTGGCGGTACGGCTACCCAGTCGTGCTGGTGGTGATGTTCGCGTCGATCCTGGGCATGTACTGGTGGTTCCGGAAGAACCATTGGCTCTAG
- a CDS encoding PaaI family thioesterase yields the protein MDINDLKHLQNRQLNDEELAALNAASTEFDSFIGLKFTAFGPEKIVAEVEAQPKHHQPAGVVNGGVFCSIGETMGSFAGYLAAGAPVVGMNNSTDLLRSVTDGVIEADVTPVHVGRRTQLWRTEMRQEGKLVAVSTLRTMVLDS from the coding sequence ATGGATATCAACGACCTCAAGCACCTGCAGAACCGCCAACTCAACGATGAGGAACTCGCCGCGCTCAACGCCGCCAGCACCGAATTCGATTCATTTATCGGCCTGAAATTCACGGCGTTCGGCCCCGAGAAGATCGTCGCGGAGGTCGAGGCACAACCGAAGCACCACCAGCCCGCCGGCGTGGTCAACGGGGGAGTTTTCTGCTCCATCGGTGAGACCATGGGGTCGTTCGCCGGCTACCTCGCCGCCGGTGCCCCGGTCGTCGGAATGAACAACAGCACCGATCTCCTGCGCAGCGTCACCGACGGTGTCATCGAGGCGGACGTCACTCCAGTGCATGTCGGACGGCGCACCCAGCTGTGGCGCACGGAGATGCGGCAGGAAGGCAAGCTCGTCGCCGTCAGCACGCTGCGGACGATGGTTCTGGACTCCTAA